The window GCGATGGCGCGCCGCGCGGAGGCGAGGTCGGTCACGCCGATCGGTTCCCCTCCACCCCCATAGTAGTACCGGCTTCCGGCGATCTGGAACCTCCGCTTGCCACTGAACAGCTTCTTCTCGCCGTACCTTCGCGTCAGCCGTTCGAGTCCGTCGGCGATGGCTTCGTAGAACTGGCCGATGGTGTGGTAGCGGTTGGCCTGCGGCCTGGCGCCTGGCTTGGCCGGCCGCTCGATCCGGAGAAAGGTGTCGAGCGCCTCCGGACTGAAGGGAAGGAGCGAGACGAGAAAGGCGCGTTGACTGTGCGGCAGGTACGTCGGGTACTTCGGCACGAACTTCGGGTGGTCCACCTTGGGCTCACCGCCCACGGAGTTGAGCAAGTTCGCGACCAGCGTCATGTGCAGCATCTCCTCCATGACCACCGCCCGGATGAGCGACACCGCAGCGGTGTTGGCGCCGTCGGGAATGGAGTACAGCGCGCACAGATAGGGAGGGATCGTCGCGTGCTCGAGTTCCAGCGCCCATTGCAGATGGCGCCACAGGTCCACTCGGTCGGTGATAGGCATGGCGGCAATCCCCGGATCAGCGGAGTTGGGTGAGCATATCTCTGGTGGACATCAGCGTCATGGCAAGCGCCGTGAGAGTCGGGTTCGCGGTGCCCGTGGTCGGCATGCTTCCGCAGCCCACGACGTAGAGATTCTCGTGATCCCAACTGCGTTGATTGCGATCGACGACGCTGTCGTTCCGGGTCGTTCCCATCCGGTGCGTCCCGATGTGATGGCCGGCGCCGATGAAATGCAGGAGATAATCCCGACCATCCTTCGCGCGGTACTGACGTTCATCGGGCAGGCCCGCCGGCGGAACGTAGAAGATGTCCTCCTCGGGAATTCCCATCCTCCGGTAGATCGCCTGCGACACTTTGATCGCCTCGACCATCGCCTGCCACGTGTAATCGGAGAGTCCGTAGTTGATGACGGGTCGGAAGCATCCCGCGGCATCCACGAACTCGCGCGAGATGGTCACGCGATTCCCCGGCTGGGGGAGCTGTTCGATGTCGAATCCGATGCGGATCTGTCGCGGTAGCGTGTCGCCGAGCTGCTGGCGCAGCTTCTTGCCGAAGATATTCTTTCCCAGGCGGCCGGTTACGTCGCCGTCGGGCGGGAAGTCCACGACGTCCCATCCCCAGTTGCCGAGGTCCACGCGGAACGCCGCGAAGTCCTTGCGGAACGCGCCGTCACGAAGGCTCTCCACGCCGGACGTCTGACCCGGGCCCCGGAACATCCCCATCGACTGCGGGGCGAGCGCCCAGGTGAAAAAGAACGGATGGTCCATCAGGTTGCGCCCGACCTGATCGCTGGAATTCGCCGCGTTGGACGCCAGCAGCAGTTTGGCGTTCTCCACCGCGTGGCCGGCGAGCACGTAGATCGTCGCCGTTGCCGTGTGCGCCGTCATCGGCCCGCCTTCCTGGTCGTACGTGAGGTACTCGACGCCGTCGATCCTCCCGTTGGAGGCGATGTGCAGCTTCGTGGCGACGGCCTGCGTGCGAAGCGTCACCATGCGGCGGTCGAGTTCGGCGATCGTCTTGAGCGACGAGTACTTGGCCTGGACCGGACAGATCGGGATGCAGCTTGCGTTGCCTTCGCATCGCAGTCCGATCTCCGGGCGGCCGAGGGCTCCCTTCGGGATGTACCCATGCCGGTCCACGCCGCCTACGCGCACCGTCCTCGTGCGGGGAATCGAGTTCCGGGCCTGCGCGAGACTCGAGACCCTGACCGGATATTTGCGTCCAGCCAACTCGACGGTCAGCCCACGCGTCTTCCGCGCGATGACCTGGTCGCTGTAGCTCGGCGGGATTCGCTCCATGGGATAATCGTACCCCCTGGGGAACCACACACCGAGGTGTTCCTGATCGCGGCGGTTTGCGGCCACGCCAATGGACCACTCGGCTTCGCAGTAGTGATCCTGCAGATCGTCGTAGGTGATCGGCCAGTCCACCCCGACGCCGTATTTCGTATTGAGCCGGAAGTCGTTGGGGAGGAATCGCGGCGTCGTGCCCAACCAATGGAGCGACGTCCCGCCCAGCGAGCGCAGGTACGTGGAGCCGAATCCCTGAGGTCCGCGCTCCACCTGGTAGCCTACGAGGTCGGGCGTTCCCTTTCGAATGCGCAGGATGTCGGTGGACAGCGGCGACGGAGCGCTCGCGTTCTGCGGATACGGGGAATTGGGTTCCTTGATCACGGCCGTGTAGTAGCTGTCCACGTAGGACCGGTAGCCGTCGTACGTGAGGCCCGAAGCGCGCCCGGCCTCGAGCATCAGGACGCGCTTGTGCTGCGCGCCAAGCTCCCGGGCCACGTGGGCGCCGATCGGACCCGAGCCAATGACGATCGCGTCGTAGTGTTCGCCGTCGTCGCTCGTCACGGCTGCGTTCCCTCGGGAGGCAGCGCCCAGGAGCCGAAGCCAGGCTGCTTCGCCGCCGGTGGATGCGTGTGGAGGGCCTTCCAGACGAGCCCGCCGGTGTACGATTGGGGCGACACGACGAACGTGGTGTCGCCAGCCCATGCCCCGTGGGCGTTGCGCCACGTGGACGGGAGTTGGTTCCACATGCCCAGGTACCAGAGTGCGGCGAGGTTGCGGGCGATCGGCCCGAGCGCCGCGTCCTCGAATAGCTCGGTGGTCACCAGATCCTCGAGCAGCCGTTCGTCGCCCGCGCCCCGCGCGTTGATGTTCGCCCAGCGAGTGAGGAGCCGTCCGAAGAAGTCGGGGCCGATGATGGACGGAATGAGGTCGAAGTAGGTCTGCGTCATCCCCGTTCCGTGGAGTTCCGCAGCATCGAACCCGGTGATGAGCGCCGAGAGACCGACGAACTGCGACATCGGCGTGCCGAGGTCGGGTGGGGGCGACGATTTCGGGGCGGCGGCTCTCTTCGCGGGCCTCCGGGACGACGGTCGTGGAGTCACGGGTTGCGTCCGGGGCCTAGAGGTCGGCGTAATAGGGCGTCGCTTCTGCGATGCACGTCGGGCTCGCGAAATGCTGGATGGCCGCCGCGCGTCGCGTGCCGATCAACCGCAGCATGTCGTGTCGCATCGGGTGCTTGCTCTGGCCGAACTGCATCGCTACCGCATTGCTCGACGGCGGCACCATGTAGGTCTGATGCAGGCCGAAATAATTGCGGCGCGACGCCACGGGTCGGCGGGTGTTGTCGTCGTAGCTGATGTCGATCCACTCCGACATGTTGGACGCGATGCCCGTCAGGCCGGAGAGATCGACCTTCCCCTGGTAGATCGTCGGCTGAGCGCGGGTCGAATCGTAGCAGGTCCAGTTCCAGGTCGTGACTCCCGGAAGGTTCGGCGATGGTACCGTGTACTCGTATGGCGTGAGAAACTTGTTTTCGAAGTAACTCTGGCGACCGAACGCCACGGCGATGGGGTCGTCGCAGGCCACCCACAAACGGAAATTGCCGACGCGTTTGGTCTGCTCGCCGAGGGTGAGGTAGTCGCTGAGGGACAGTCCTTGTGGCACGTTCTGTTCGATCTTCGTGGCGTAGCCGACGATGTTCAACTCGGTCTCGTTGAAGCCGGAGATGCCGGGGTTTCCCGGCTGGCCCGACCCGT of the Gemmatimonadaceae bacterium genome contains:
- a CDS encoding ferritin-like protein, translating into MPITDRVDLWRHLQWALELEHATIPPYLCALYSIPDGANTAAVSLIRAVVMEEMLHMTLVANLLNSVGGEPKVDHPKFVPKYPTYLPHSQRAFLVSLLPFSPEALDTFLRIERPAKPGARPQANRYHTIGQFYEAIADGLERLTRRYGEKKLFSGKRRFQIAGSRYYYGGGGEPIGVTDLASARRAIAEIAEQGEGLDHTIFDGDERFGQVDELAHYFRFNEIRSGRRYVGSDSPASGPTGAELPIDWSARYPMRANPRASQYRRQPEVHRLMVEFNRRYTALLGTLHGAFNGKPQQLLEAAPQMYELKYRAQALMAIPTGRADGSTVGPSFEYAR
- a CDS encoding GMC family oxidoreductase → MTSDDGEHYDAIVIGSGPIGAHVARELGAQHKRVLMLEAGRASGLTYDGYRSYVDSYYTAVIKEPNSPYPQNASAPSPLSTDILRIRKGTPDLVGYQVERGPQGFGSTYLRSLGGTSLHWLGTTPRFLPNDFRLNTKYGVGVDWPITYDDLQDHYCEAEWSIGVAANRRDQEHLGVWFPRGYDYPMERIPPSYSDQVIARKTRGLTVELAGRKYPVRVSSLAQARNSIPRTRTVRVGGVDRHGYIPKGALGRPEIGLRCEGNASCIPICPVQAKYSSLKTIAELDRRMVTLRTQAVATKLHIASNGRIDGVEYLTYDQEGGPMTAHTATATIYVLAGHAVENAKLLLASNAANSSDQVGRNLMDHPFFFTWALAPQSMGMFRGPGQTSGVESLRDGAFRKDFAAFRVDLGNWGWDVVDFPPDGDVTGRLGKNIFGKKLRQQLGDTLPRQIRIGFDIEQLPQPGNRVTISREFVDAAGCFRPVINYGLSDYTWQAMVEAIKVSQAIYRRMGIPEEDIFYVPPAGLPDERQYRAKDGRDYLLHFIGAGHHIGTHRMGTTRNDSVVDRNQRSWDHENLYVVGCGSMPTTGTANPTLTALAMTLMSTRDMLTQLR